In a genomic window of Microterricola viridarii:
- a CDS encoding amidohydrolase produces MEFDALFHNGVIATGDPAHPAATRLAVHGGRIIALDDEIVGRPRQSIDLHGARVLPGFHDAHYHLSLTGARLAALDLRPSAVTTLDELYRALGEYASGLAPDAWVKASGYDQNVLGAHPTAEGIDAVVGGRPASVEHVSGHMLVANTAAFARAGFADRIGVPEVAGGHVERDASGRASGLLQERAQEIINAVTRPLALEEVQRNLQLASDQAVAYGLTSLTEPGIGAPEMIGNTQVDLHSYQVAVEAGVIRPRMTVMPYISTLHDITGTREPDWFGIDLGIRTGFGDDRLSIGPVKIVSDGSLIGKSAAMHHCYHGEPENAGFMLVGPEQLRQQIIGAHAAGWTVATHAIGDSAVDHVLDAVAEAQQRYPRPGVRHRIEHFAVASDAQVARAAELGVIPVPQGTFISDFGDGMSAALGEERTATCYRVASLLAAGIVVPGSTDSPVSDGNPLRSIHDMVNRLTASGRPFAPEERVSIEDAVRAYTYGSAYAVGKEDRVGTLAAGMLADFVVLSDDIFAVDSAAIKDITVTGTVIGGEVVYDAGAFGKEAAQ; encoded by the coding sequence ATGGAGTTCGACGCCCTCTTCCACAACGGGGTCATCGCGACCGGTGACCCCGCCCACCCGGCCGCAACGCGGTTGGCGGTGCACGGCGGCCGCATCATCGCCCTCGACGACGAGATCGTCGGGCGGCCGCGCCAATCGATCGACCTGCACGGCGCGCGGGTCCTCCCCGGGTTCCACGACGCGCACTATCACCTCTCCCTCACCGGGGCGCGGCTGGCCGCACTCGATCTGCGCCCGAGCGCCGTCACAACACTCGACGAGTTGTACCGGGCGCTGGGCGAGTACGCCTCCGGGCTGGCTCCCGACGCGTGGGTGAAGGCATCCGGCTACGACCAGAACGTGCTGGGCGCGCACCCGACCGCCGAGGGCATCGACGCCGTCGTGGGTGGGCGGCCCGCATCCGTTGAGCACGTCTCCGGCCACATGCTGGTCGCCAACACCGCGGCGTTCGCACGAGCCGGCTTCGCCGACCGCATCGGCGTGCCAGAGGTGGCGGGCGGGCACGTCGAACGCGACGCGTCCGGCCGGGCCTCCGGGCTGCTGCAGGAGCGGGCGCAGGAGATCATCAACGCGGTCACGCGGCCGCTCGCGTTGGAGGAGGTGCAGCGCAACCTGCAGCTCGCCTCCGACCAGGCCGTCGCCTACGGGCTGACCAGTCTGACGGAGCCCGGCATCGGCGCACCGGAGATGATCGGCAACACGCAGGTCGACCTGCACAGCTACCAGGTGGCCGTCGAGGCGGGCGTCATCCGGCCGCGCATGACCGTCATGCCCTACATCAGCACCCTGCACGACATCACGGGCACTAGGGAGCCGGACTGGTTCGGGATCGATCTCGGGATCCGCACCGGCTTCGGCGACGACCGGCTCTCCATCGGGCCGGTGAAGATCGTCTCCGACGGCTCGCTCATCGGCAAGTCGGCCGCGATGCACCACTGTTACCACGGCGAGCCGGAGAACGCCGGGTTCATGCTGGTCGGGCCGGAGCAACTGCGCCAGCAGATCATCGGCGCCCACGCCGCCGGTTGGACGGTGGCCACGCACGCCATCGGCGACAGCGCCGTTGACCATGTGCTGGATGCCGTCGCGGAAGCGCAGCAGCGCTACCCGCGCCCCGGCGTGCGCCACCGGATCGAGCACTTCGCCGTCGCCAGCGACGCGCAGGTCGCCCGGGCCGCCGAGCTCGGCGTCATCCCCGTGCCCCAGGGCACCTTCATCTCCGACTTCGGGGACGGCATGAGCGCGGCCCTCGGCGAGGAGCGCACGGCGACCTGCTACCGGGTGGCCTCGCTGCTGGCCGCCGGCATCGTCGTGCCCGGGTCCACGGACTCCCCCGTCTCCGACGGCAACCCGCTGCGCAGCATCCACGACATGGTGAACCGGCTCACCGCATCCGGGCGGCCATTCGCCCCGGAGGAACGGGTCAGCATCGAGGACGCGGTGCGCGCCTACACCTATGGCTCGGCCTACGCCGTGGGCAAGGAAGACCGCGTCGGCACCCTCGCCGCGGGCATGCTCGCCGACTTCGTCGTGCTGAGCGACGACATCTTCGCCGTCGACAGCGCGGCAATCAAAGACATCACCGTGACGGGCACGGTAATCGGCGGCGAGGTCGTCTACGACGCCGGCGCCTTCGGAAAGGAAGCAGCACAATGA
- a CDS encoding MFS transporter, producing the protein MSTTTNATSSTAEKAARQRRSITGAFVGTAIEWYDFYIFGTAAALVFGRVFYPDIDPAAALMASFATFWVGFIARPIGGLIFGHFGDKFGRKNTLVVTLLLMGIATALIGVLPGYAQIGVAAPILLIVLRALQGLAVGGEWGGAVLLATENSSAKKKGFAGAWVQQGSPAGSILATLIFLIVGTLPDEAFMSWGWRIPFLLSAVLVVVGLVIRLKVEESEDFLNTQKLNIVVKVPILEVFRVTPKLLVAGIFASVLGIALAYFTNTFLLSWTTGQLGIERQVMLNVLLATAILQFIWQPLAALIAERIGAMKVMMGGLLLNLLLTVPFFLAIQSANVPFIAVMLAATVLGGSAYYAMLATFLASAFPANVRYTGVSAAYQICATIFGGSTPLLAQWVLTSSGGNPWAVATLYASLVIITLLGVSALARAKKQAGIED; encoded by the coding sequence ATGTCAACGACGACAAACGCGACGAGCTCCACCGCAGAGAAGGCGGCACGCCAGCGCCGCTCCATCACCGGAGCCTTCGTCGGCACCGCCATCGAGTGGTACGACTTCTACATCTTCGGCACCGCGGCCGCGCTCGTCTTCGGCCGGGTCTTCTACCCGGACATCGACCCGGCCGCCGCGCTGATGGCCTCCTTCGCGACCTTCTGGGTCGGCTTCATCGCCCGCCCGATCGGCGGCCTGATCTTCGGCCACTTCGGCGACAAGTTCGGGCGCAAGAACACCCTCGTCGTCACCCTGCTCCTGATGGGCATCGCGACCGCGCTCATCGGCGTGCTGCCCGGATACGCCCAGATCGGCGTGGCCGCGCCCATCCTGCTCATCGTGCTGCGCGCCCTCCAAGGCCTCGCCGTCGGCGGTGAGTGGGGTGGCGCCGTATTGCTGGCGACAGAGAACTCCTCGGCGAAGAAGAAGGGCTTTGCCGGTGCCTGGGTGCAGCAGGGCTCCCCAGCCGGGTCGATCCTGGCCACCCTGATCTTCCTGATCGTCGGCACCCTGCCTGACGAGGCCTTCATGAGCTGGGGCTGGCGCATCCCGTTCCTGCTGTCGGCCGTTCTCGTCGTCGTCGGGCTCGTCATTCGCCTCAAGGTCGAGGAGTCAGAGGACTTCCTCAACACGCAGAAGCTGAACATCGTCGTCAAGGTGCCGATCCTCGAGGTCTTCCGCGTCACGCCGAAGCTCCTCGTCGCCGGCATCTTCGCCTCCGTGCTCGGCATTGCCCTGGCCTACTTCACGAACACGTTCCTGCTCTCCTGGACGACGGGCCAGCTCGGCATCGAACGCCAGGTCATGCTCAATGTGCTGCTCGCCACCGCAATCCTGCAGTTCATCTGGCAGCCGCTCGCCGCCCTCATCGCCGAGCGCATCGGCGCCATGAAGGTGATGATGGGCGGGCTCCTGCTCAACCTGCTGCTCACGGTGCCGTTCTTCCTGGCGATCCAATCGGCCAACGTGCCCTTCATCGCCGTCATGCTCGCCGCCACCGTGCTCGGCGGCTCGGCGTACTACGCGATGCTCGCGACTTTCCTGGCCAGCGCGTTCCCCGCAAACGTGCGCTACACCGGCGTCTCTGCCGCCTACCAGATCTGCGCCACCATCTTCGGAGGTTCCACCCCGCTGCTCGCCCAGTGGGTGCTCACCTCCTCTGGCGGCAACCCGTGGGCCGTCGCCACGCTCTACGCCAGCCTCGTGATCATCACGTTGCTGGGCGTCTCCGCCCTGGCCCGGGCGAAGAAGCAGGCAGGGATCGAGGACTAG
- a CDS encoding LysR family transcriptional regulator, with product MQLCPPSSIIANTHKVAHPCLGGIVDLRVITYFLAVADTGSVSAAARECFVAQPSMSRQIRALEKELGVALFDRSAGGMKLSRAGQRFHVIANDIKTRVDRGVKIMASLGDESSTLELVCPPSVRDMMVVPCLAATGFLLGDVQEAEPDDVYARLDQGQADLAVGTFTPPARFARHKLLSARLSLQMPSTANPFAGQTHVDIREVTDLPLLNARHGSAVRAAFDQAGLDQGLTFSYQNQVSSTVVAQSLAAAGRGIAVAVGPASFGLDRVLLTAGGEPLAITDWVAWDAGHYAVPAIHAFIENLVAWLATRVEELAITLPDATS from the coding sequence ATGCAACTCTGCCCGCCATCATCCATAATCGCTAATACTCATAAAGTTGCTCATCCATGCCTGGGAGGCATAGTGGATCTCCGTGTCATCACCTACTTCCTTGCGGTCGCCGACACCGGATCAGTCTCCGCGGCTGCCCGCGAGTGCTTTGTGGCCCAGCCGTCGATGTCGAGGCAGATCAGGGCTTTGGAGAAGGAGCTCGGCGTCGCGCTGTTCGACAGGAGTGCGGGCGGAATGAAGCTGAGCCGCGCGGGCCAGCGCTTCCACGTCATCGCCAACGACATCAAGACCCGAGTCGATCGGGGAGTGAAGATCATGGCATCGCTGGGCGATGAGAGTTCGACGCTCGAGTTGGTGTGCCCGCCGAGCGTGCGCGACATGATGGTCGTCCCGTGCCTGGCGGCGACGGGCTTCCTGCTCGGCGACGTGCAGGAGGCCGAGCCCGACGACGTGTATGCGCGGCTGGACCAGGGGCAGGCCGACCTCGCGGTGGGCACGTTTACCCCGCCCGCCCGCTTCGCCCGGCACAAGCTGCTGTCGGCGAGACTGTCGCTGCAGATGCCGTCGACCGCGAATCCCTTCGCGGGGCAGACGCACGTCGACATCCGCGAGGTGACGGACCTGCCGCTGCTCAACGCCCGGCACGGCAGCGCCGTCCGCGCCGCCTTCGATCAGGCAGGCTTGGACCAGGGGCTGACCTTCAGCTACCAGAACCAGGTGTCATCCACCGTGGTCGCGCAGTCGCTCGCCGCAGCCGGGCGCGGAATCGCCGTGGCGGTGGGGCCCGCCAGCTTCGGGCTCGACCGGGTGCTTCTCACTGCGGGCGGGGAACCCCTGGCCATCACGGATTGGGTGGCCTGGGATGCCGGGCACTACGCGGTTCCCGCCATTCACGCGTTCATCGAGAACCTCGTCGCGTGGCTCGCGACGCGGGTCGAGGAGCTGGCGATCACACTGCCCGACGCCACGTCCTAG
- a CDS encoding YihY/virulence factor BrkB family protein translates to MSQTPGNGSEHKVREALDAFGEPIRERFGEPVQRVTALTQKTLALFPVRVWRHFLARNGFLLAAGMSYQALFAAFAAVYVVFSVAGLWLASHPSTLRALEDLINTYIPGLIGQDGQTGAISSSELTGLASGSTFLLSSTGVIAAAGLIWTAIGWVTYSRISVRTVFGLAKDTRSYVLLKARDFVAALAFGFTLLLASTITVISTAALSWLFQVFGLPVDSFWYNLAGSSLGLLLVLLINAGVLAAMFRFLSGAAVEWRRLWGGSLLGSIALTVMQVLGSTLLGSVTKNPLLATFAVFVGLLLWFRLTSIVTLVSAAWIAVAAGDRGESLRKVTNEQLALERRERELQAIRLAAEVELRNARAAHEAANWYRRPATAFRLRQATDRYNEVVVDSTAERPDDGSSGTPTGSNPPKQ, encoded by the coding sequence GTGAGTCAGACACCGGGGAACGGCAGCGAGCACAAGGTTCGCGAGGCGTTGGACGCATTCGGCGAGCCGATCCGCGAGCGCTTCGGGGAGCCGGTGCAGCGCGTCACCGCGCTCACCCAGAAGACACTCGCCCTGTTCCCGGTGCGGGTCTGGCGGCACTTCCTGGCACGCAACGGCTTCCTGCTGGCGGCGGGGATGAGCTACCAGGCACTGTTCGCCGCCTTCGCCGCCGTCTACGTCGTCTTCTCGGTCGCCGGGCTCTGGCTGGCCTCGCACCCCTCGACACTGCGGGCGCTCGAGGACCTGATCAACACCTACATCCCCGGACTCATCGGGCAGGACGGCCAGACGGGGGCGATCAGCTCCAGCGAGCTCACCGGGCTCGCATCCGGCTCGACTTTCCTCCTCAGCTCGACCGGCGTGATCGCCGCCGCCGGTTTAATCTGGACCGCAATCGGCTGGGTCACCTATTCCCGCATCAGCGTGCGCACGGTGTTCGGCCTGGCCAAGGACACCCGCTCCTACGTCCTGCTGAAGGCGCGCGACTTCGTAGCCGCGCTCGCCTTCGGCTTCACGCTGCTGCTGGCCTCGACGATCACGGTGATCAGCACGGCGGCCCTGTCCTGGCTGTTCCAGGTGTTCGGCCTGCCGGTCGACTCGTTCTGGTACAACCTCGCAGGCAGCTCGCTCGGGCTCCTCCTCGTGCTGCTCATCAACGCCGGCGTGCTCGCGGCGATGTTCCGCTTCCTCTCCGGTGCCGCTGTGGAGTGGCGCAGGCTCTGGGGCGGTTCCCTCCTCGGCAGTATCGCGCTCACCGTGATGCAGGTGCTCGGGAGCACGCTGCTCGGCAGCGTCACCAAGAACCCGCTGCTGGCCACGTTCGCCGTCTTCGTCGGACTCCTGCTGTGGTTCCGACTCACCAGCATCGTGACGCTCGTCTCCGCCGCCTGGATCGCCGTGGCGGCCGGCGACCGCGGGGAGTCGCTGCGCAAGGTGACCAACGAGCAACTGGCGCTCGAGCGGCGGGAGCGCGAGTTGCAGGCCATCCGCCTGGCCGCCGAGGTGGAGCTGCGCAACGCCCGCGCGGCGCACGAGGCCGCCAACTGGTACCGCCGCCCGGCAACGGCCTTCCGGCTGCGCCAGGCCACGGACCGCTACAACGAGGTCGTCGTCGACTCGACTGCGGAACGGCCGGATGACGGCTCGTCCGGGACGCCCACCGGCTCCAATCCCCCGAAGCAGTAG
- a CDS encoding succinate dehydrogenase iron-sulfur subunit: MSTTTIAADRPGNADPAITPFTVTFLIRRFDPEVDEEPRWQDFDVEMYATDRVLDALHKIKWEQDGSLTFRRSCAHGICGSDAMRINGRNRLACKTLIKDLDISKPIYVEAIKGLPLEKDLIVDMEPFFASFREVQPFLIANKAPEGGKERIQTVAQRERFDDTTKCILCAACTSSCPVFWTDGQYFGPAAIVNAHRFIFDSRDEDAKVRLDILNDKEGVWRCRTTFNCSEACPRGIQVTQAIAEVKQAIMRGKP; encoded by the coding sequence GTGAGCACCACGACGATTGCCGCCGACCGCCCGGGCAACGCTGACCCGGCGATCACCCCGTTCACGGTCACGTTCCTGATCCGTCGCTTCGACCCCGAGGTTGACGAGGAGCCGCGCTGGCAGGACTTCGACGTCGAGATGTACGCGACCGACCGCGTGCTCGACGCGCTGCACAAGATCAAGTGGGAGCAGGACGGTTCGCTGACCTTCCGCCGCTCCTGCGCACACGGCATCTGCGGCTCGGACGCCATGCGCATCAACGGCCGCAACCGCCTGGCCTGCAAGACGCTGATCAAGGACCTCGACATCTCGAAGCCGATCTACGTCGAGGCCATCAAGGGCCTGCCGCTGGAGAAGGACCTCATCGTCGACATGGAGCCGTTCTTCGCGTCGTTCCGCGAGGTCCAGCCCTTCCTCATCGCCAACAAGGCGCCGGAGGGCGGCAAGGAGCGCATCCAGACCGTCGCCCAGCGCGAGCGTTTCGATGACACCACCAAGTGCATCCTCTGCGCCGCGTGCACCTCGAGCTGCCCGGTGTTCTGGACGGACGGCCAGTACTTCGGCCCGGCCGCCATCGTCAACGCCCACCGCTTCATCTTCGACTCCCGTGACGAAGACGCCAAGGTGCGCCTCGACATCCTGAACGACAAGGAAGGCGTGTGGCGCTGCCGCACCACCTTCAACTGCTCCGAGGCATGCCCGCGCGGCATCCAGGTGACCCAGGCCATCGCCGAGGTCAAGCAGGCCATCATGCGCGGCAAGCCGTAA
- the sdhA gene encoding succinate dehydrogenase flavoprotein subunit, whose amino-acid sequence MTQSSSFDSADHTIVDGVHYHQFDVVIVGAGGAGMRAAIEAGPHAKTAVISKLYPTRSHTGAAQGGMAAALANVEEDNWEWHTFDTIKGGDYLVDQDAAEILAKEAIDAVLDLENMGLPFNRTPEGKIDQRRFGGHTRDHGKAPVRRACYAADRTGHMILQTLYQNCVKHGINFFNEYYVLDLVMTNVDGVDQPSGVVAYDLSSGELHVFQAKAIIFATGGFGKIFKTTSNAHTLTGDGVGIIWRKGLPLEDMEFFQFHPTGLAGLGILLTEGARGEGAILRNASGERFMERYAPTIKDLAPRDIVARCMVQEVAEGRGAGPNKDYVYLDCTHLGAEVLETKLPDITEFARTYLGVDPVTEPVPVMPTAHYAMGGIPTNVNAEVLRDNTTVVPGLYAAGECACVSVHGSNRLGTNSLLDINVFGKRAGNNAVEYVKTAEFVPLPKDPAAAVRGLIDSIRNSTGTERVSVLRKELQDKMDAGAQVFRTDESLAEVTQTIHGLRERYKNVAVQDKGRRFNTDLLEAVELGFLLDLAEVVVYSARNRKESRGGHMRDDYPNRDDETYMKHTMAYLSGDAHSADAADHIRLDWKPVTVTRYQPMERKY is encoded by the coding sequence GTGACCCAGTCCTCATCGTTCGACAGCGCCGACCACACCATCGTTGACGGCGTGCACTACCACCAGTTCGATGTCGTGATCGTCGGCGCCGGCGGCGCCGGCATGCGCGCGGCCATCGAGGCCGGACCGCACGCCAAGACGGCCGTGATCTCCAAGCTGTACCCGACGCGCTCGCACACTGGTGCGGCGCAGGGTGGCATGGCCGCAGCGCTCGCCAACGTCGAGGAAGACAACTGGGAGTGGCACACCTTCGACACCATCAAGGGCGGCGACTACCTCGTCGACCAGGATGCGGCGGAGATCCTGGCCAAGGAGGCCATCGACGCGGTCCTCGACCTCGAGAACATGGGCCTGCCCTTCAACCGCACGCCGGAGGGCAAGATCGACCAGCGCCGCTTCGGCGGCCACACCCGCGACCACGGCAAGGCACCGGTTCGCCGCGCCTGCTACGCCGCCGACCGCACCGGCCACATGATCCTGCAGACGCTGTACCAGAACTGCGTCAAGCACGGCATCAACTTCTTCAACGAGTACTACGTGCTCGACCTGGTCATGACGAACGTCGACGGCGTCGACCAGCCGTCGGGCGTTGTCGCCTACGACCTCTCCAGCGGCGAGCTGCACGTCTTCCAGGCGAAGGCGATCATCTTCGCGACGGGCGGGTTCGGCAAGATCTTCAAGACGACGTCGAACGCGCACACCCTCACCGGTGACGGCGTCGGCATCATCTGGCGCAAGGGCCTGCCGCTCGAGGACATGGAGTTCTTCCAGTTCCACCCGACCGGACTGGCCGGCCTCGGCATCCTCCTGACCGAGGGCGCCCGCGGCGAGGGAGCGATCCTCCGCAACGCCTCCGGTGAGCGCTTCATGGAGCGCTACGCCCCCACCATCAAGGACCTCGCCCCGCGCGACATCGTCGCCCGCTGCATGGTCCAGGAGGTGGCAGAGGGCCGCGGCGCCGGCCCGAACAAGGACTACGTCTACCTCGACTGCACCCACCTGGGTGCAGAGGTCCTCGAGACCAAGCTGCCGGACATCACCGAGTTCGCCCGCACCTACCTCGGTGTCGACCCGGTGACCGAGCCCGTTCCCGTGATGCCGACCGCGCACTACGCCATGGGCGGCATCCCGACCAACGTCAACGCCGAGGTGCTGCGCGACAACACCACCGTCGTCCCCGGCCTCTACGCCGCCGGCGAGTGCGCCTGCGTCTCGGTGCACGGCTCCAACCGCCTCGGCACCAACTCGCTGCTGGACATCAACGTGTTCGGCAAGCGTGCGGGCAACAACGCCGTCGAGTACGTCAAGACGGCCGAGTTCGTTCCGCTGCCCAAGGACCCGGCCGCCGCTGTGCGCGGTCTGATCGACAGCATCCGCAACTCGACCGGTACCGAGCGCGTCTCGGTGCTGCGCAAGGAGCTGCAGGACAAGATGGATGCCGGCGCTCAGGTGTTCCGCACCGACGAGTCGCTGGCCGAGGTCACCCAGACCATCCACGGCCTGCGCGAGCGCTACAAGAACGTCGCCGTGCAGGACAAGGGCCGTCGCTTCAACACCGACCTGCTCGAGGCCGTCGAGCTCGGCTTCCTGCTCGACCTCGCCGAGGTCGTCGTCTACTCCGCGCGCAACCGCAAGGAGAGCCGTGGCGGCCACATGCGCGACGACTACCCCAACCGCGACGACGAGACCTACATGAAGCACACCATGGCGTACCTCTCGGGCGACGCCCACTCGGCAGATGCCGCCGACCACATCCGTCTGGATTGGAAGCCCGTCACCGTCACGCGCTACCAGCCCATGGAAAGGAAGTACTAA
- a CDS encoding succinate dehydrogenase hydrophobic membrane anchor subunit, which translates to MTATTIEAPRSPSRPVKRRGVNWEKWGWIYMRASGIVLIVLIFGHLFFNLMLGDGISAIDFGFVGGKLADPFWQWWDVAMLWLALIHGGNGMRTLINDYATLPMTRGVLKSAVLAAVVVLIVLGTLVVFTFDPCPPGQPADLLPALCAAR; encoded by the coding sequence ATGACTGCAACAACCATCGAAGCCCCCCGCTCCCCCTCTCGCCCGGTGAAGCGCCGCGGCGTGAACTGGGAGAAGTGGGGCTGGATCTACATGCGTGCCTCCGGCATCGTGCTGATCGTGCTGATCTTCGGCCACCTGTTCTTCAACCTCATGCTGGGTGACGGCATCTCGGCGATCGACTTCGGCTTCGTCGGCGGCAAGCTGGCCGACCCGTTCTGGCAGTGGTGGGATGTCGCGATGCTCTGGCTCGCGCTGATCCACGGCGGCAACGGCATGCGCACCCTGATCAACGACTACGCAACGCTGCCGATGACCCGCGGCGTGCTCAAGTCGGCGGTCCTCGCCGCCGTCGTCGTGCTCATCGTGCTCGGCACCCTCGTCGTCTTCACCTTCGACCCCTGCCCCCCTGGACAGCCGGCCGACCTGCTGCCTGCGCTCTGCGCGGCCCGCTAA
- the sdhC gene encoding succinate dehydrogenase, cytochrome b556 subunit, with protein MPQQTAGTLTAAKKSTTSPRPAGTLYRGREGMWSWVLHRITGVAIFFFLLVHILDTALIRVSPEAYNVVIGTYQTPLMGLGEVALVGAIVFHAYNGIRIILIDFWAGGVKYQKLMFYIVIALWVITMLGFTPRHLINVFSH; from the coding sequence ATGCCACAGCAAACGGCAGGAACCCTGACAGCAGCCAAGAAGTCCACCACCTCACCTCGCCCCGCCGGTACCCTGTACCGCGGCCGCGAGGGAATGTGGTCGTGGGTCCTGCACCGAATCACCGGTGTCGCGATCTTCTTCTTCCTGCTCGTCCACATTCTTGATACCGCACTCATTCGCGTCAGCCCGGAGGCGTACAACGTCGTCATCGGCACGTACCAGACGCCATTGATGGGTCTCGGCGAGGTCGCCCTCGTCGGTGCGATCGTGTTCCACGCCTACAACGGCATCCGGATCATCCTGATCGACTTCTGGGCCGGCGGCGTGAAGTACCAGAAGCTGATGTTCTACATCGTCATCGCGCTCTGGGTGATCACCATGCTCGGCTTCACGCCGCGCCACCTGATCAACGTCTTCAGCCACTAG
- a CDS encoding mannose-1-phosphate guanylyltransferase, with amino-acid sequence MTTSTALARFYSVIPAGGIGSRLWPLSRADAPKFLHDLTGSGQTLLRDTWNRLAPLTGDQRIMVVTGRAHRKAVEEQLPELADHNVVLESEPRESAAAIGLAAAILELREPGVIIGSFAADHVIHRDDIFRQAVAEAVEVADAGYIVTLGIRPTEPAIGFGYIHSGGKLDVPGAPSALAVESFVEKPDQATAKRYLASGRYLWNAGMFIARADRILEEIGRSEPELLAGLLELAAAWDDPATRGPAVDRIWPNLKKIAIDYAVAEPAAAAGRLAVIPGLFDWDDVGDFASIAKLHSGGRKRDLAILGENARVLADSSSGIVISEGGRTIALIGVEDIVVVDTADALLVTTSANAQKVKAVVDALKLSGRTDVL; translated from the coding sequence GTGACTACGTCAACTGCGCTCGCCCGTTTCTACAGCGTGATCCCCGCCGGAGGCATCGGATCCCGGCTGTGGCCGCTCTCCCGCGCCGACGCCCCCAAGTTCCTGCACGACCTGACCGGTTCCGGCCAGACCCTGCTGCGCGACACCTGGAACCGGCTCGCCCCCCTGACCGGGGATCAGCGGATCATGGTCGTCACCGGCCGAGCCCACCGCAAGGCAGTGGAGGAGCAGCTGCCAGAGCTCGCCGACCACAATGTCGTGCTCGAGAGCGAGCCGCGCGAGTCGGCCGCCGCGATCGGGCTGGCCGCCGCGATCTTGGAACTGCGCGAGCCCGGCGTCATCATCGGCTCCTTCGCCGCCGACCACGTCATCCACCGCGACGACATCTTCCGCCAGGCCGTCGCCGAGGCCGTCGAGGTCGCGGATGCCGGCTACATCGTGACCCTCGGCATCCGCCCGACGGAGCCGGCCATCGGCTTCGGCTACATCCACTCCGGTGGCAAGCTCGACGTTCCCGGCGCCCCGAGCGCCCTCGCCGTCGAGTCCTTCGTGGAGAAGCCGGACCAGGCCACCGCGAAGCGCTACCTGGCCAGCGGCCGCTACCTCTGGAACGCCGGCATGTTCATTGCCCGCGCCGACCGGATCCTCGAGGAGATCGGCCGCTCGGAGCCCGAGCTGCTCGCCGGCCTGCTCGAGCTCGCCGCTGCCTGGGACGACCCGGCCACCCGCGGCCCGGCCGTCGACCGCATCTGGCCGAACCTCAAGAAGATCGCGATCGACTACGCCGTCGCCGAGCCGGCGGCCGCGGCCGGCCGCCTCGCCGTCATCCCCGGCCTCTTCGACTGGGACGACGTCGGCGACTTCGCGTCGATCGCCAAACTGCACTCCGGCGGCCGCAAGAGGGACCTCGCCATCCTCGGCGAGAACGCCCGGGTGCTCGCCGACTCCTCCAGCGGAATCGTCATCTCCGAGGGCGGGCGCACGATCGCGCTGATCGGCGTCGAGGACATCGTCGTCGTGGACACCGCCGACGCTCTCCTCGTGACGACGAGTGCCAACGCCCAGAAGGTGAAGGCCGTCGTCGACGCCCTGAAGCTCTCCGGCCGCACCGACGTCCTCTAA